The following are encoded in a window of Alphaproteobacteria bacterium genomic DNA:
- a CDS encoding branched-chain amino acid aminotransferase, translating into MSKTSSVEFKRLPHPSPTPPDKRAAILKDPGFGRVFSDHMVTIHYTEGKGWHDATIGPRGPIQMDPASAVLHYSQEIFEGLKAYRTTEGGAVMFRPIENARRFQRSAERLAMPKLPEDVFVESLNQLVRIDRDWIPDGDGSLYLRPFMFANEVFLGVKPSAEYLYMVIASPVGSYFKSGDNAVSVWVSQDYTRAAPGGTGAAKCGGNYAASLTAQMEAYKHGCEQVVFLDAVERKWIEELGGMNVFFVLDDGSLLTPPTSGTILEGITRASIISVARDMGIRTREEPYSLEQWRKDAASGRVKESFACGTAAVLTPIGTVKSRDGEFVIGNGRSAAQTEKLKAALIDIQRCRATDAHGWVHKVF; encoded by the coding sequence ATGTCCAAGACGTCGTCTGTCGAATTCAAGCGCCTGCCCCACCCCTCGCCGACCCCGCCGGACAAGCGCGCCGCCATCCTGAAGGATCCGGGCTTCGGTCGGGTCTTCAGCGACCATATGGTCACCATCCACTACACCGAGGGTAAAGGATGGCACGACGCCACGATCGGCCCGCGCGGCCCGATCCAGATGGATCCCGCCTCGGCCGTGCTGCACTACAGCCAGGAGATCTTCGAGGGGCTGAAGGCCTACCGCACCACCGAGGGCGGCGCGGTGATGTTCCGCCCGATCGAGAACGCGCGGCGCTTCCAGCGCTCGGCCGAGCGGCTGGCCATGCCCAAGCTGCCCGAGGACGTCTTCGTCGAGTCGCTGAACCAGCTGGTGCGCATCGACCGCGACTGGATTCCCGACGGCGACGGCAGCCTCTATCTGCGGCCCTTCATGTTCGCCAACGAGGTCTTCCTGGGCGTCAAGCCGTCGGCCGAGTACCTCTACATGGTGATCGCCTCGCCGGTCGGCTCCTACTTCAAGTCGGGCGACAATGCCGTTTCGGTCTGGGTCTCGCAGGACTACACGCGCGCGGCGCCCGGCGGCACCGGCGCCGCCAAATGCGGCGGCAACTACGCCGCCAGCCTCACGGCACAGATGGAGGCCTACAAGCACGGCTGCGAGCAGGTCGTGTTCCTCGACGCCGTCGAGCGCAAGTGGATCGAGGAGCTGGGCGGCATGAACGTCTTCTTCGTGCTCGACGACGGCTCCCTGCTCACGCCGCCGACCAGCGGCACGATCCTCGAGGGCATCACCCGCGCCTCGATCATCTCGGTCGCCAGGGACATGGGCATCAGGACGCGCGAGGAGCCCTACTCGCTCGAGCAGTGGCGCAAGGACGCCGCCAGCGGCCGGGTGAAGGAGTCCTTCGCCTGCGGCACGGCGGCGGTGCTGACGCCGATCGGCACGGTGAAGTCCAGGGACGGCGAGTTCGTCATCGGCAACGGCCGCTCGGCGGCGCAGACCGAGAAGCTGAAAGCCGCGCTGATCGACATCCAGCGCTGCCGCGCGACCGATGCGCACGGCTGGGTGCACAAGGTGTTCTAG
- a CDS encoding adenylate/guanylate cyclase domain-containing protein: MTQARRYALVVLGLALLAGAAVATPPFDGLRGWSLDLLTGLRWAAFGNPHPPESSPVVVIALDEETYRTPPFEGTPSVTWTRELGRVLAATVDGGAAVVGFDIVFPVSIEQSQIPLGDETLGARVRGFDRDYLRALALAARAGKVVLGQVQHSDKPIRPSPGQRVAVGQQRNIRALNAYSDPDDVVRRMPLSFTIDGVRVPSMSVELASRALGQPPEWGSDGALTLSGYRVPSAVANTLTVNFAGGADNIPTYSLADLRACAEKGDTEFFRRQFAGKVVLLGTLLDVEDRRITSKRFATGAELARAPRCVNPVPASGAVARPTISGVYLHASAVSNLIRRDAVVEAGRPVVGAIAFVLAVLAAVAALSLSPARAALAWLAGAVLWTALATAVFRGGLALPLLQPLVASSAVLVLAIAWRFMVADKDKRLLRQSFALYLAPAVIDRMLASSRPPELGGETRIVTIFFSDVAGFSSFSERMPPHEVVALMNEYLSAMTDIIEAEGGFVDKYIGDAIVAVFGAPAEDAGHAASAVRAALRCQARLAELNATIDAFRAQPISQRIGLNSGEALVGNIGSRRRFNYTVMGDAVNLASRLEGANKYFGTSIIASQATVDLAGAGFAWRELDLIRVKGRAQPVRIHEALAQGEPSEQQRAHTAAYAAGLAHWRAADFKAAADEFGRNVSADPASAAFHQRALSLVANPPGAGWEPVNTLDDK; the protein is encoded by the coding sequence GTGACGCAGGCCCGGCGTTATGCGCTCGTGGTCCTGGGCCTGGCGCTGCTCGCCGGGGCGGCGGTGGCGACGCCGCCCTTCGACGGCCTGCGCGGCTGGTCGCTCGATCTGCTGACCGGTCTGCGCTGGGCCGCGTTCGGCAATCCGCACCCGCCCGAATCGTCGCCCGTCGTCGTCATCGCGCTCGACGAGGAGACCTACCGCACGCCGCCCTTCGAAGGCACGCCCAGCGTGACCTGGACGCGAGAGCTGGGCCGCGTCCTGGCGGCCACCGTCGACGGCGGCGCGGCGGTGGTCGGCTTCGACATCGTCTTCCCGGTCTCGATCGAGCAGTCGCAGATCCCGCTGGGCGACGAGACGCTGGGCGCGCGGGTGCGCGGCTTCGATCGCGACTATCTGCGGGCGCTGGCGCTCGCCGCGCGCGCCGGCAAGGTCGTGCTCGGGCAGGTGCAGCATTCCGACAAGCCGATCCGGCCGTCGCCCGGCCAGCGCGTCGCCGTCGGCCAGCAGCGCAACATCCGCGCGCTCAACGCCTACAGCGATCCCGACGATGTCGTGCGCCGCATGCCGCTGTCGTTCACCATCGACGGCGTGCGCGTGCCGTCGATGTCGGTCGAGCTCGCCAGCCGCGCGCTCGGCCAGCCCCCGGAGTGGGGATCGGACGGCGCGCTGACGCTCTCGGGCTATCGGGTTCCCAGCGCCGTGGCCAACACGCTCACCGTCAACTTCGCCGGCGGCGCCGACAACATACCGACCTATTCGCTCGCCGACCTGCGCGCCTGTGCCGAGAAGGGCGACACGGAATTCTTCCGGCGCCAGTTCGCCGGCAAGGTCGTGCTGCTGGGAACCCTGCTCGACGTCGAGGATCGCCGCATCACCTCCAAGCGCTTCGCCACCGGCGCCGAGCTGGCGCGCGCGCCGCGCTGCGTCAATCCGGTCCCGGCATCGGGCGCCGTCGCGCGGCCGACGATTTCCGGCGTCTATCTGCATGCGAGCGCGGTCAGCAACCTCATCCGACGCGATGCCGTGGTCGAGGCCGGACGACCGGTCGTCGGCGCGATCGCCTTCGTGCTGGCCGTGCTCGCGGCCGTCGCCGCGTTGTCGCTCAGCCCGGCGCGCGCGGCGCTGGCGTGGCTCGCCGGCGCCGTGCTGTGGACGGCGCTGGCGACGGCGGTGTTTCGCGGCGGCCTGGCTTTGCCGCTGCTGCAGCCTCTGGTGGCGTCGTCCGCCGTGCTGGTGCTCGCCATCGCCTGGCGCTTCATGGTGGCCGACAAGGACAAGCGCCTGTTGCGCCAGAGCTTCGCGCTCTATCTGGCGCCCGCCGTCATCGATCGCATGCTGGCCTCGAGCCGGCCGCCGGAGCTGGGCGGCGAGACGCGGATCGTCACCATCTTCTTTTCCGACGTGGCCGGCTTCTCGTCGTTCTCCGAGCGCATGCCGCCGCACGAGGTCGTGGCGCTGATGAACGAGTACCTGTCGGCGATGACCGACATCATCGAGGCCGAGGGCGGCTTCGTCGACAAGTACATCGGCGACGCCATCGTCGCGGTCTTCGGTGCGCCGGCCGAGGATGCCGGCCACGCCGCCAGCGCCGTGCGCGCCGCCCTGCGCTGCCAGGCCCGTCTCGCGGAGCTGAACGCCACGATCGATGCCTTCAGGGCGCAGCCCATCAGCCAGCGCATCGGGCTGAACTCCGGCGAGGCGCTGGTCGGCAATATCGGCTCGCGCCGGCGCTTCAACTACACCGTCATGGGCGACGCGGTGAACCTCGCCTCGCGGCTGGAGGGCGCGAACAAGTATTTCGGCACCTCGATCATCGCCTCCCAGGCGACGGTCGACCTCGCCGGCGCCGGCTTCGCCTGGCGCGAGCTCGACCTGATCCGCGTCAAGGGTCGGGCCCAGCCGGTGCGCATCCACGAAGCGCTGGCGCAGGGCGAGCCGTCGGAGCAGCAGCGCGCGCATACCGCCGCCTACGCGGCGGGCCTGGCCCACTGGCGTGCGGCGGACTTCAAGGCCGCAGCCGACGAGTTCGGTCGCAATGTGTCGGCAGACCCGGCTTCGGCGGCTTTCCACCAACGCGCGCTCAGCCTGGTGGCGAACCCGCCCGGCGCCGGCTGGGAGCCGGTCAACACGCTCGACGACAAGTAG
- the mnmA gene encoding tRNA 2-thiouridine(34) synthase MnmA, with amino-acid sequence MNSLGIDKPPARTRVVVAMSGGVDSSVTAALLKEQGYDVVGVTLQLYDQGEIARRKGACCAGQDIYDAAMVAERIGAPHYVLDYESRFRSDVIERFADAYARGETPIPCVACNRTVKFRDLLSLARDLDADALATGHYVRRTLGAGGPQLRRAVDAAKDQSYFLYATTRAQLDLLRFPLGGMRKPETRALAERFGLAVADKPDSQDICFVPDGDYAGVVAKLRPEAVEPGEIVDQSGRVLGRHDGIIRFTVGQRRGLAVSDRAGTDNEPLYVLRLDAGSRRVVVGPRSALARAEIVVDDVNWLGEAPPPADGQAVAVRLRSSQTLRPATVHHDAAGWRVRFAEPELGVAPGQACVFYEDDRVLGGGTILRAAELDGSEAKT; translated from the coding sequence ATGAACTCGCTCGGCATCGACAAGCCGCCGGCGCGCACCCGTGTGGTGGTCGCGATGTCCGGCGGCGTCGACTCATCGGTCACCGCGGCGCTGCTCAAGGAGCAGGGCTACGACGTGGTCGGCGTCACCCTGCAGCTCTACGACCAGGGCGAGATCGCCCGCCGCAAGGGCGCCTGCTGCGCCGGCCAGGACATCTACGACGCCGCCATGGTGGCCGAGCGTATCGGCGCGCCGCACTACGTGCTGGACTACGAGAGCCGCTTCCGCAGCGACGTCATCGAGCGCTTCGCCGATGCCTATGCGCGCGGCGAGACGCCGATCCCCTGCGTGGCATGCAACCGCACGGTGAAGTTCCGCGACCTGCTGTCGCTGGCACGCGACCTCGACGCCGACGCGCTGGCCACCGGCCACTACGTGCGCCGCACGCTGGGCGCCGGCGGGCCGCAGCTGCGCCGCGCCGTCGATGCGGCCAAGGACCAGAGCTATTTCCTCTACGCCACGACGCGCGCCCAGCTCGACCTGCTGCGCTTCCCGCTGGGCGGCATGCGCAAGCCCGAGACCCGCGCGCTGGCCGAGCGCTTCGGCCTGGCCGTGGCCGACAAGCCCGACAGCCAGGACATCTGCTTCGTGCCCGACGGCGATTACGCCGGCGTGGTGGCGAAGCTCAGGCCCGAGGCGGTGGAGCCGGGCGAGATCGTCGACCAGTCGGGCAGGGTGCTGGGTCGCCACGACGGCATCATCCGCTTCACCGTCGGCCAGCGCCGCGGCCTGGCCGTCAGCGATCGCGCCGGCACCGACAACGAGCCGCTCTACGTGCTGCGGCTCGACGCCGGAAGCCGGCGCGTCGTCGTCGGCCCGCGATCGGCGCTGGCGCGCGCCGAGATCGTCGTCGACGACGTCAACTGGCTGGGCGAGGCGCCGCCGCCCGCGGACGGGCAGGCGGTGGCGGTGCGGCTGCGTTCGAGCCAGACGCTGCGCCCGGCTACCGTGCACCACGACGCTGCCGGCTGGCGGGTGCGCTTCGCCGAGCCGGAGCTCGGCGTGGCGCCGGGCCAGGCCTGCGTCTTCTACGAGGACGATCGCGTGCTGGGCGGCGGCACGATCCTGCGGGCCGCTGAACTTGACGGGTCGGAGGCAAAGACTTAA
- a CDS encoding M20/M25/M40 family metallo-hydrolase, which produces MGRSCPSSASRIERLIVPQALPASKDAILAWIEEDRDELVRFLSSFVAIPSPNPPGDTRAAADFLLGFLRRKGVPVEIRSAKDHLPNVVGSIEGSRPGRHLVLNGHIDVFPAGAVEAWSRDPWSGTIENGKVHGRGVADMKCGTSASIWTYVYLHRLRDRLAGRLTLTCVSDEETGGTWGAQWLIENFGEEFRGDCMLNGEPGVPSMVRFGEKGTLRIIVEIDTPGAHAAYTHASPNAIRIAAEVIRDLYELENLPVEQSEEIRRAIEAGFGAIDAGIGTGASTILNKVTVSVGVIQGGVKINMLPGHCRFEADIRLPVGMTHAFIVAHVERVVGRYPQARLTPVWTHSCEPTVSPPAHEMVGILKRTVRDLGLPEPVSAVGLGATDCKHWRQNGVPAYVYGCRPGNMAKPDESVDVDEFLHVLRAHALAAASYLAI; this is translated from the coding sequence ATGGGGCGCTCCTGCCCGAGTAGCGCATCCAGAATCGAGAGGTTGATCGTGCCGCAAGCGTTGCCAGCCTCGAAGGACGCCATCCTTGCCTGGATCGAGGAGGATCGCGACGAGCTCGTCCGCTTCCTGTCGTCCTTCGTCGCGATTCCCAGCCCGAACCCGCCGGGCGACACGCGGGCGGCCGCCGACTTCCTGCTCGGCTTCCTCCGGCGCAAGGGAGTGCCCGTCGAAATCCGCTCGGCCAAGGACCACCTGCCCAACGTGGTCGGCAGCATCGAGGGTTCGCGGCCCGGCCGCCATCTCGTGCTCAACGGTCACATCGACGTTTTTCCCGCCGGCGCCGTCGAAGCCTGGTCTCGCGACCCCTGGAGCGGCACCATCGAGAACGGCAAGGTGCATGGCCGCGGCGTGGCCGACATGAAGTGCGGCACCAGCGCATCGATCTGGACGTATGTCTACCTGCACCGCCTGCGTGACCGCCTTGCCGGTCGCCTGACCTTGACCTGCGTCTCCGACGAGGAAACCGGCGGCACCTGGGGCGCGCAGTGGCTGATCGAGAATTTCGGCGAAGAGTTCCGCGGCGACTGCATGCTGAACGGCGAGCCCGGCGTGCCGAGCATGGTTCGCTTCGGCGAGAAGGGCACGCTGCGCATCATTGTCGAGATCGATACGCCGGGCGCACACGCCGCCTACACTCATGCGAGCCCGAATGCGATCCGTATTGCCGCAGAGGTCATCCGCGACCTCTACGAGCTCGAGAATCTGCCGGTCGAGCAGAGCGAGGAGATCCGCCGCGCGATCGAGGCGGGTTTTGGCGCGATCGACGCAGGCATCGGCACCGGCGCCTCGACGATCCTCAACAAGGTCACAGTCTCCGTCGGCGTCATCCAGGGCGGCGTGAAGATCAACATGCTGCCCGGCCATTGCCGGTTCGAGGCCGACATCCGCCTGCCCGTCGGCATGACGCATGCCTTCATCGTCGCCCATGTCGAGCGCGTCGTCGGCCGGTATCCGCAGGCCCGGTTGACGCCGGTCTGGACGCACTCCTGCGAGCCGACCGTGAGTCCCCCGGCGCACGAGATGGTTGGAATCCTGAAGCGGACCGTGCGCGACCTCGGCCTACCCGAGCCGGTCTCCGCTGTCGGCCTGGGCGCGACCGACTGCAAGCATTGGCGCCAGAACGGCGTGCCGGCCTATGTCTACGGCTGTCGGCCCGGGAACATGGCCAAGCCGGACGAGTCCGTCGACGTCGATGAATTCCTGCATGTGCTGCGCGCCCACGCTCTGGCGGCCGCCTCCTATCTCGCCATCTGA
- a CDS encoding FAD-binding oxidoreductase, translating to MRTAGCTRCSSLARRIVICGGGAIGAAIAYYAAKRGARPVVIERHEVGGCASGKSGAFLALDWCRGSDLDPLARRSFGLHADLAAELGNPWSYQRLATYAGHAAADGVARGPGRRPWLSGKVTLTQQIGSSQTTATAEPRAFTTGLMRAAQGHGAELRQAVVAGLAHDGKGAVAGVTLGSGEVVEGDAVVIAMGPWSILASLWLRLPAVYAYKGHSIVFESGHHIAPEALFLEYREASGEILSPELFVRADGTTWVCAISSAGSLPVDPAEVTADRDAHMRLEAMCRDIAPDLAAMPIRARQACFRPVTEDGLPLIGAVPDADGVYVATGHSVWGMLNAPATGEAMAELILDGAARHVDLSPFAPGRLRPLDPARLRGA from the coding sequence ATGCGCACGGCTGGGTGCACAAGGTGTTCTAGCCTGGCCAGGCGCATCGTCATCTGCGGCGGCGGCGCCATCGGCGCCGCGATCGCCTACTACGCCGCGAAGCGCGGTGCGCGGCCTGTCGTCATCGAGCGTCACGAGGTCGGCGGCTGCGCGTCAGGCAAGTCGGGTGCCTTCCTGGCGCTCGACTGGTGCCGCGGCAGCGACCTCGACCCGCTGGCGCGGCGCAGCTTCGGACTGCACGCCGATCTCGCCGCCGAGCTCGGCAATCCCTGGAGCTATCAGCGTCTCGCGACCTATGCCGGCCATGCTGCCGCCGACGGGGTGGCGCGCGGCCCCGGCCGACGGCCGTGGCTGTCCGGAAAGGTGACGCTCACTCAGCAGATCGGTTCGTCACAGACCACGGCCACGGCCGAGCCACGCGCCTTCACCACGGGCCTGATGCGTGCCGCGCAAGGCCACGGCGCGGAGTTGCGTCAGGCTGTGGTCGCGGGACTGGCGCATGACGGGAAGGGCGCCGTCGCTGGCGTGACGCTCGGCAGCGGCGAGGTCGTCGAGGGCGACGCGGTGGTGATCGCCATGGGACCATGGTCGATCCTTGCGTCGCTGTGGCTGAGGCTGCCTGCGGTCTACGCCTACAAGGGCCACAGCATCGTCTTCGAGAGCGGTCACCACATTGCCCCGGAGGCGCTGTTCCTCGAGTACCGTGAGGCGAGCGGCGAGATCCTCTCGCCCGAGCTGTTCGTGCGTGCCGACGGCACGACATGGGTATGCGCGATCTCGTCCGCCGGATCGCTGCCCGTCGATCCTGCCGAGGTGACAGCCGATCGCGATGCGCACATGCGACTGGAAGCGATGTGCCGGGACATCGCGCCCGACCTCGCCGCGATGCCGATCCGGGCGCGACAGGCTTGCTTCCGGCCGGTCACCGAGGACGGCCTGCCGCTGATCGGCGCGGTGCCGGATGCCGATGGCGTCTATGTGGCGACCGGCCACAGCGTCTGGGGCATGCTCAACGCGCCGGCGACCGGCGAGGCGATGGCCGAGCTGATCCTCGACGGCGCGGCGCGCCACGTCGATCTCTCGCCCTTCGCGCCGGGGCGCCTGAGGCCGCTCGACCCGGCGCGCCTGCGCGGAGCCTGA
- a CDS encoding glycine zipper 2TM domain-containing protein, with product MLIYVGGAVRLGLALGLAGAVAACGPQQSASYSRGELQRAGTVEVGQIVGMEDVPVDGHATGIGRLGGGVVGGVAGSAIGSGRGSIITAVLGAVGGAFAGDAIERGMTSGTATRFYVRRDDGSVINVVQTNEGRLQVGERVMMLEGGGKLRLTREGAAAYRQQ from the coding sequence ATGCTCATCTACGTCGGCGGCGCGGTCCGCCTGGGATTGGCGCTCGGTCTGGCGGGCGCCGTGGCGGCATGCGGGCCGCAGCAGAGTGCCTCCTACTCGCGCGGCGAGCTGCAGCGCGCCGGCACCGTCGAGGTCGGCCAGATCGTCGGCATGGAGGACGTGCCGGTCGACGGTCACGCCACCGGCATCGGCCGGCTGGGCGGTGGCGTCGTCGGCGGCGTCGCCGGCTCGGCGATCGGCAGCGGCCGCGGCTCGATCATCACCGCCGTGCTCGGCGCCGTGGGCGGCGCCTTCGCCGGCGACGCCATCGAGCGCGGCATGACCTCGGGCACAGCCACCCGGTTCTACGTGCGGCGCGACGACGGCAGCGTCATCAACGTCGTGCAGACCAACGAGGGCCGCCTGCAGGTCGGCGAGCGGGTGATGATGCTCGAGGGCGGCGGCAAGCTGCGCCTGACCCGCGAGGGGGCGGCGGCCTACCGCCAGCAGTAG
- a CDS encoding DUF190 domain-containing protein → MTQYTDAVLLRLFIGENDKADGHPLYEAIVLKAREMGLAGATVLRGPMGYGRSSRLHTSKILRLSEDLPLVIEMVDTSEKIERFLSAAEPMLGSCLVTLENVRVVRYGHDAGLGQ, encoded by the coding sequence ATGACGCAATACACTGACGCCGTTCTGTTGCGGCTGTTCATCGGCGAGAACGACAAGGCCGACGGTCACCCCCTGTACGAGGCGATCGTTCTCAAGGCACGGGAGATGGGTCTTGCCGGCGCCACGGTGCTGCGCGGTCCCATGGGATACGGAAGGTCGAGCCGGCTCCACACCTCCAAGATCCTTCGGCTCTCGGAGGATCTGCCGCTCGTAATCGAGATGGTGGATACCTCGGAGAAGATCGAGCGCTTCCTCTCGGCGGCCGAGCCCATGCTCGGCAGCTGCCTCGTCACGCTGGAGAACGTGCGGGTCGTCCGCTACGGCCATGATGCGGGACTGGGACAGTGA
- a CDS encoding pentapeptide repeat-containing protein, giving the protein MANPEPTYRPVSREAFLAIAAGERKFDGLLLSPDLALDQLDLAEARFERCLFRIPTIRGADLSGCALTDCRFEPTRFANCRLGKASLVGCTLFDAEARKGCTFAFCDLRSAEIARSNLASSAFEGCDLYGISAVDTSFRGTRFPRSTFAKALSKRSILTRASFDKCNFSFADLSGLSLQRCEFLSCKMSEVSLIEADLSHATLLACALDRVEWDRAKLRNADLRGSQLSGLNLAALADYAGLKISDSEQSEILRQLGVEVHVP; this is encoded by the coding sequence ATGGCCAATCCGGAGCCGACCTATCGCCCGGTTTCCCGGGAGGCGTTCCTGGCCATCGCCGCGGGCGAGCGCAAGTTCGACGGCCTGCTGCTGTCGCCGGATCTCGCCCTCGACCAGCTCGATCTGGCGGAAGCGCGCTTCGAGCGCTGCCTGTTTCGTATTCCGACGATCCGCGGCGCTGATCTCTCGGGCTGTGCGCTCACCGACTGCCGCTTCGAGCCGACCCGCTTCGCCAACTGCAGGCTGGGCAAGGCAAGCCTCGTCGGCTGCACACTGTTCGACGCCGAAGCCAGGAAGGGCTGCACCTTCGCGTTCTGCGACCTGCGGTCCGCCGAGATCGCCAGGAGCAATCTCGCGAGCAGCGCCTTCGAAGGCTGCGATCTCTACGGCATCAGCGCCGTCGACACGAGCTTCAGGGGAACGCGCTTCCCCCGCTCGACATTCGCCAAGGCGCTCTCCAAGCGATCCATCCTGACCAGGGCCAGCTTCGACAAGTGCAACTTCAGCTTCGCCGACCTGTCGGGCCTGTCCCTGCAGCGCTGCGAGTTCCTGTCCTGCAAGATGTCGGAGGTCTCGCTGATCGAGGCCGACCTCAGCCACGCCACGCTGCTGGCCTGCGCCCTCGACCGCGTCGAGTGGGACAGGGCGAAGCTGCGCAACGCGGACCTTCGCGGATCCCAGCTGTCAGGCCTCAACCTGGCTGCGCTCGCCGACTATGCCGGGCTGAAGATCAGCGACAGCGAGCAGTCGGAGATCCTCCGGCAGCTCGGTGTCGAGGTGCACGTGCCGTGA
- a CDS encoding NAD(P)/FAD-dependent oxidoreductase has protein sequence MAEERTDVVIVGAGPVGLFAVFECGMVRLRCHVVDALDAIGGQCTALYPEKPIYDIPGYPRIDAAELVRALGEQAAPFRPVYHLGQTVDRLERLKDGTWRVATSKGIEIVAKAVMIAAGVGAFGPNRPPLEGIERYEGDAVQYYVKRREDFRGRRVVIAGGGDSAVDWALSLVDVAERIMVVHRRARFRAAPDSEAKLKALADGKRLDLVIPYQLDELEGDGRSLKAVIVSTLDGEKKRLEADTLLPFFGLAMELGPIADWGLDLERSLIAIDPATCSTNLPGVFAVGDITTYPGKLKLILCGFSEAAMAARAIYPLVHPDTPLHFEYSTTSGVPGAAQ, from the coding sequence ATGGCCGAAGAGCGCACGGATGTCGTGATCGTGGGAGCGGGCCCGGTCGGCCTCTTCGCGGTCTTCGAATGCGGCATGGTCCGGCTGAGATGTCACGTCGTCGACGCACTCGACGCCATCGGCGGGCAGTGCACCGCGCTTTATCCCGAGAAGCCGATCTACGACATCCCGGGCTATCCGAGGATCGATGCCGCCGAGCTCGTGCGCGCGCTGGGCGAGCAGGCGGCGCCGTTCAGGCCCGTCTATCACCTTGGTCAGACGGTCGATCGCCTGGAGCGGCTGAAGGACGGCACCTGGCGCGTGGCGACGTCGAAGGGCATCGAGATCGTCGCCAAGGCGGTGATGATCGCCGCCGGCGTCGGCGCCTTCGGCCCCAATCGTCCGCCGCTCGAGGGCATCGAGCGCTACGAGGGCGACGCGGTGCAGTACTACGTCAAGCGCCGGGAGGACTTCCGCGGCCGGCGCGTGGTGATCGCCGGCGGCGGCGACTCGGCGGTCGACTGGGCGTTGTCGCTGGTCGATGTCGCCGAACGCATCATGGTGGTGCATCGCCGCGCCAGGTTCCGTGCCGCGCCCGACAGCGAGGCGAAACTGAAGGCGCTGGCGGATGGAAAGCGGCTGGATCTCGTGATTCCCTATCAGCTCGATGAGCTGGAGGGCGATGGCCGTTCGCTGAAGGCTGTGATTGTCTCCACACTGGATGGTGAGAAGAAGCGGCTGGAGGCCGACACGCTGCTGCCGTTCTTCGGCCTGGCGATGGAGCTCGGACCGATCGCCGATTGGGGCCTCGATCTCGAGCGCAGCCTGATCGCCATCGATCCGGCGACCTGCTCAACCAACCTGCCGGGCGTGTTCGCTGTCGGCGACATCACGACCTATCCCGGCAAGCTGAAGCTGATCCTCTGCGGCTTCAGCGAGGCGGCGATGGCGGCGCGCGCGATCTATCCGCTGGTGCATCCCGACACACCGCTGCATTTCGAGTACTCGACCACGTCGGGCGTGCCTGGTGCGGCGCAATAG
- the crcB gene encoding fluoride efflux transporter CrcB, with translation MTEWLISTCLVAVGGGLGGMARFWVSGIVARRFGETFPWSTMVVNVTGAAVIGVFGALLLTPGTHAIRHFPLWAALVVGLLGSYTTVSSFSLQTLALARNGEIARALGNIVLSLALCLSAAGGTYVATTLMLPAGAWR, from the coding sequence ATGACCGAATGGCTGATCAGCACCTGCCTCGTGGCGGTCGGCGGCGGGCTCGGCGGCATGGCGCGGTTCTGGGTGTCCGGGATCGTCGCGCGCCGGTTCGGTGAGACGTTCCCTTGGAGCACGATGGTGGTCAACGTGACCGGAGCGGCCGTGATCGGTGTCTTCGGTGCGCTGCTGCTGACGCCCGGCACGCACGCCATCCGTCATTTTCCGCTGTGGGCTGCGCTCGTGGTCGGTCTCCTGGGAAGCTACACCACGGTCTCGTCCTTCTCCCTGCAGACTCTGGCGCTGGCCAGGAACGGCGAGATCGCGCGCGCCCTGGGCAATATCGTCCTGTCCCTGGCGCTCTGCCTTTCGGCAGCGGGCGGCACCTATGTCGCGACGACGCTGATGCTCCCAGCGGGTGCCTGGCGATGA
- a CDS encoding CrcB family protein, with amino-acid sequence MTTEARIYFAVGLGAMIGSVARSLVSLGLLHLLGPGSGWGTLAANVVGSLLIGLYATLTEPDGRVFASPAKRQFVLAGFCGGFTTFSIFSLETLLLIERQAFALAAINIGGSVVLWLVAVWLGYRLGARLNRLKGSADDAIH; translated from the coding sequence ATGACGACGGAAGCCCGCATTTACTTCGCGGTCGGCCTGGGTGCCATGATCGGCTCGGTCGCGCGCAGCCTTGTGTCCCTGGGTCTGCTCCACCTCCTCGGGCCGGGCTCCGGGTGGGGAACGCTCGCGGCGAACGTCGTCGGCTCGCTGCTGATCGGCCTCTATGCAACCCTCACCGAACCGGACGGGCGGGTGTTCGCCAGCCCGGCAAAACGTCAGTTCGTTCTCGCCGGCTTCTGCGGCGGCTTCACAACCTTTTCGATCTTCAGCCTGGAGACGCTGCTGCTGATCGAGCGGCAGGCGTTCGCGCTCGCGGCGATCAATATCGGCGGCTCAGTCGTGCTCTGGCTCGTTGCCGTCTGGCTGGGCTACCGCCTCGGCGCCCGCCTCAATCGCCTGAAAGGATCGGCAGATGACGCAATACACTGA